A part of Geothrix oryzae genomic DNA contains:
- a CDS encoding YciI family protein has translation MYAMIIVRYRRPLPEIEAVTEAHRAYLRTLQDQGILVASGPLDPRFGGMWLVRVQDENPLADLDALRDGDPFHQHGLANYELLPWKVMQGKEGFDRI, from the coding sequence ATGTACGCCATGATCATCGTCCGCTACCGCCGCCCCCTGCCCGAGATCGAGGCCGTCACGGAAGCGCACCGCGCCTACCTCCGGACGCTGCAGGACCAGGGGATCCTGGTGGCTTCCGGCCCCCTGGATCCCCGGTTCGGCGGCATGTGGCTGGTGCGGGTCCAGGATGAGAACCCCCTTGCGGACCTGGACGCCCTCCGCGACGGTGATCCCTTCCACCAGCACGGACTGGCCAACTATGAGCTGCTCCCCTGGAAGGTGATGCAGGGCAAGGAAGGGTTCGACCGGATCTAG
- the glyS gene encoding glycine--tRNA ligase subunit beta has translation MSATQTFLLELHCEEIPARFLAPLTEEFGSAFQAWLNGQGLSLASLDPFYSPRKLAWRAQGLPAFQPDQTDSQVGPPQRMCVDEAGQPTIQGLKFAEKWGVDFGVVRFEQPAGKKEPCAVVTITRKGRPTAELLMEALPGLIAGLHVPKAMRWGKSEFEFVRPIRNILCLFGDQVVPVTVDGVTASNTTWGHRLFHRQHPGPVTIAMPEAYEAALEAAGVVVSVDARRARIATQLEALAAEAGGRVVTDAELLDTLAEIVEFPKIVRGEFPATFLELPKEVLVTSLREHQKSFCIEGPDGALLPFFLTAANRTDDPAGFVKAGNEWVLKARLYDARFFFAEDRKLALSARLEKLKALTFQRELGSYHDKTGRVVALVKTLASRLSNDDDHIDRALEAARMAKCDLRTLMVGEFPELQGVMGGEYLKHEGAHEEVWKAVKEHYRPVGADDAIPGTPMGCLLSLCDKLDTVAGCFAVGLVPSGSKDPLALRRAGQGIVRILWEQGWALPPAELIAAALRAVGTRATKPEAETAEALRAFFKDRVAYQLELAGYAGSVRRSALAAGWEDLVDLKARCEALSAFAEDPRFASLAQSAKRIGNILKDEMPAERFDGGLLTQVEEKELAEHLAKLEGTADQKGLLTALADLAQPLEAFFNAVMVKCEDPGLRAARLSLLHRLRQAFLRVADFSLWQ, from the coding sequence GTGAGCGCCACCCAGACCTTCCTGCTGGAGCTGCACTGCGAGGAGATCCCGGCGCGGTTCCTGGCGCCGCTGACGGAGGAGTTCGGTTCGGCTTTCCAGGCTTGGCTGAATGGACAGGGCCTGTCACTCGCCTCGCTCGATCCGTTCTATTCGCCGCGTAAGCTTGCGTGGCGAGCCCAGGGCCTCCCCGCCTTCCAGCCCGACCAGACCGATTCCCAGGTCGGCCCGCCCCAGCGGATGTGCGTGGATGAGGCCGGTCAGCCCACCATCCAGGGCCTGAAGTTCGCAGAGAAATGGGGTGTGGATTTCGGCGTCGTGCGCTTCGAGCAGCCCGCGGGGAAGAAGGAACCTTGCGCAGTCGTTACGATCACCCGGAAGGGGCGCCCCACGGCCGAACTGCTGATGGAGGCCCTGCCTGGGCTCATCGCCGGGCTCCATGTTCCCAAGGCCATGCGCTGGGGCAAGTCGGAGTTCGAGTTCGTGCGGCCCATCCGCAACATCCTCTGCCTCTTCGGCGATCAGGTGGTGCCCGTCACGGTGGATGGCGTCACCGCCTCCAACACCACCTGGGGTCATCGCCTCTTCCACCGCCAGCATCCCGGACCCGTGACCATCGCCATGCCCGAAGCCTACGAAGCGGCGCTGGAGGCCGCGGGTGTGGTGGTCAGTGTGGACGCCCGCCGGGCCCGCATCGCCACGCAGCTGGAAGCCCTGGCCGCCGAGGCGGGCGGCCGTGTGGTGACCGATGCCGAGCTGCTGGACACCTTGGCCGAGATCGTGGAGTTCCCCAAGATCGTGCGCGGCGAATTCCCGGCGACCTTCCTGGAACTGCCCAAGGAGGTGCTGGTCACCAGCCTCCGCGAGCATCAGAAGAGCTTCTGCATCGAGGGGCCGGATGGGGCCCTGCTGCCCTTCTTCCTCACCGCCGCCAACCGCACGGATGACCCCGCGGGCTTCGTGAAGGCCGGCAACGAGTGGGTGCTCAAGGCGCGGCTCTACGACGCGCGGTTCTTCTTCGCGGAGGACCGCAAGCTGGCGCTTTCGGCCCGGCTCGAAAAGCTCAAGGCGCTGACTTTCCAGCGGGAGCTGGGGAGCTATCACGACAAGACCGGGCGTGTGGTGGCGCTGGTGAAGACCCTCGCTTCACGCCTCTCGAACGACGACGACCACATTGACCGGGCCCTGGAAGCGGCGCGCATGGCCAAGTGCGACCTGCGCACCCTCATGGTCGGCGAGTTCCCGGAGCTCCAGGGCGTCATGGGCGGCGAATACCTCAAGCATGAAGGCGCCCACGAGGAGGTCTGGAAGGCCGTGAAGGAGCACTATCGGCCGGTGGGTGCCGATGATGCCATTCCGGGCACACCCATGGGCTGCCTGCTGTCGCTCTGCGACAAGCTCGACACCGTCGCCGGCTGCTTCGCCGTGGGCTTGGTTCCCAGCGGCTCAAAGGATCCCCTCGCCCTGCGCCGGGCGGGGCAGGGCATCGTGCGGATCCTGTGGGAACAGGGCTGGGCGCTTCCGCCTGCCGAACTCATCGCCGCCGCCCTCCGGGCCGTGGGCACCAGGGCCACCAAGCCCGAGGCCGAAACCGCCGAGGCCCTGCGGGCATTCTTCAAGGATCGCGTGGCCTACCAGCTGGAGCTGGCCGGTTATGCGGGTTCCGTCCGGCGCTCGGCCCTGGCCGCGGGCTGGGAGGACCTGGTGGACCTCAAGGCCCGCTGCGAGGCGCTGTCGGCTTTCGCGGAGGACCCGCGGTTCGCGTCACTGGCCCAGAGCGCCAAGCGCATCGGGAACATCCTGAAGGATGAAATGCCGGCTGAGCGCTTCGATGGCGGCCTGCTGACGCAGGTCGAAGAAAAGGAACTGGCAGAGCACCTGGCGAAACTCGAGGGCACCGCCGACCAGAAGGGTCTTCTGACCGCCTTGGCCGACCTTGCCCAGCCCCTGGAGGCCTTCTTCAACGCCGTCATGGTGAAGTGCGAGGACCCGGGCCTCCGCGCCGCCCGCCTCAGCCTGCTCCACCGCCTGCGCCAGGCCTTCCTGCGCGTGGCGGACTTCAGCCTTTGGCAATAG
- a CDS encoding carbamate kinase, which produces MTRKIALLAIGGNALLKEKERGLQEEQLENARETAEMLARVVAEGYALCVVHGNGPQVGNLLIQQEAGSGQIPPYSLDICGAMTQGSMGYMLERMLINRLRFMKLDAPVTSVLTEVVVDKEDKGFQDPTKPVGPFYPEFRALELMRSKRWKMKEDSGRGWRKVVPSPKPIEIVQLDAIKTLLQSGSSVIAGGGGGIPVIRDASGLLVGVEAVIDKDRLSALLAAQLGADLFIILTGVAKVALDFGKPTQRWMDRITASEARKHLAEGQFPPGSMGPKIESALSYLDGGGHEVLITTAEALATEDPATVGTRIVRD; this is translated from the coding sequence ATGACCCGAAAAATCGCACTCCTGGCCATCGGCGGCAACGCGCTTCTCAAGGAGAAGGAGCGCGGGCTGCAGGAGGAGCAGCTGGAGAACGCCCGGGAGACGGCGGAGATGCTGGCGCGGGTCGTGGCCGAGGGCTACGCCCTCTGCGTGGTGCATGGCAACGGCCCCCAGGTGGGCAACCTGCTCATCCAGCAGGAGGCCGGTTCCGGGCAGATCCCCCCCTACAGCCTGGACATCTGCGGCGCCATGACCCAGGGGTCCATGGGCTACATGCTGGAGCGCATGCTCATCAACCGCCTGCGCTTCATGAAGCTCGACGCCCCGGTGACCTCCGTGCTCACCGAGGTGGTGGTCGACAAGGAGGACAAGGGCTTCCAGGACCCGACGAAGCCCGTGGGACCGTTCTATCCCGAATTCCGCGCCCTCGAGCTGATGCGGTCCAAGCGCTGGAAGATGAAGGAGGATTCGGGCCGCGGCTGGCGCAAGGTGGTGCCTTCGCCCAAGCCAATCGAGATCGTCCAGCTCGACGCCATCAAGACCCTGCTGCAGTCCGGGAGCTCCGTGATCGCCGGCGGCGGCGGCGGCATCCCCGTGATCCGCGATGCCAGCGGCCTGCTGGTGGGCGTGGAGGCCGTCATCGACAAGGACCGCCTCAGCGCCCTGCTGGCGGCCCAGCTCGGCGCCGACCTCTTCATCATCCTCACGGGCGTGGCCAAGGTGGCCCTGGACTTCGGCAAGCCCACCCAGCGGTGGATGGATCGCATCACCGCCAGCGAAGCCCGGAAGCATCTGGCCGAAGGCCAGTTCCCGCCGGGCAGCATGGGCCCCAAGATCGAAAGCGCCCTTTCCTACCTGGATGGTGGCGGCCACGAGGTGCTCATCACCACCGCCGAGGCCCTGGCCACCGAGGATCCGGCGACCGTGGGCACGCGGATCGTGCGGGACTGA
- a CDS encoding GNAT family N-acetyltransferase, with product MRIRPALPADARALAVLGERLWRETYAGLIPASNLELHLAKTFGPDRQAAELADPAYRALVIEEGDALLGYTLLRAGGPTEERASFHFVNPLEVVRFYVDASLHGRGAAQALMTAVLNHATSEGHDGVWLQVWEQNPRAIRFYAKAGFADAGEATFRVGGQVDRDRLLVHDLMIRPL from the coding sequence ATGCGCATCCGACCCGCCCTTCCCGCCGACGCCCGGGCCCTGGCGGTCCTCGGCGAGCGCCTGTGGCGCGAGACCTACGCCGGCCTCATTCCCGCGTCGAACCTGGAGCTGCACCTGGCTAAGACCTTCGGGCCGGACCGGCAGGCCGCCGAGCTGGCCGATCCCGCCTACCGGGCGCTGGTGATCGAGGAGGGGGACGCCCTTCTGGGCTATACCCTCCTCCGGGCCGGCGGGCCGACGGAGGAGAGAGCCTCTTTCCACTTCGTCAACCCGCTTGAGGTGGTGCGGTTCTATGTGGATGCCTCCCTGCATGGCCGCGGCGCAGCCCAGGCCCTGATGACCGCCGTGCTGAACCATGCGACTTCAGAGGGCCACGATGGCGTCTGGCTGCAGGTCTGGGAGCAGAATCCCCGCGCCATCCGCTTCTACGCCAAGGCCGGCTTCGCGGATGCCGGAGAGGCGACCTTCCGCGTGGGCGGGCAGGTGGATCGGGACCGGCTGCTGGTGCACGACTTGATGATCCGTCCACTGTGA
- a CDS encoding glycine--tRNA ligase subunit alpha — MHIQELILRLQRFWADRGCLIGQPYDLEKGAGTMNPLTFFGALGAKPWNVAYVEPSRRPADGRYGENPFRVYKHLQFQVILKPSPAKVQDLYIESLEALGIDLSKHDLRFEEDNWESPTLGAWGVGWQVVLDGMEISQFTYFQQVGGLDCRPVSAELTYGIERICMFLGGYDNIFDLVHGEVKTDDGVFPVTYGQMRQREEFELSAYSFEHADLDLHRTLFDAFEKEGWRLLKDHGHFLSAYEQALKMSHTFNVLDARGAVSTTERPGIIKRVRDLACGCARAYLDFENAKTPTAENAEGPEKDAVASGKGGAK; from the coding sequence ATGCACATCCAGGAACTGATCCTCCGCCTCCAGCGGTTCTGGGCCGACCGGGGCTGCCTCATCGGCCAGCCCTACGATCTGGAAAAGGGCGCCGGCACCATGAACCCGCTCACCTTCTTCGGCGCCCTGGGCGCCAAGCCCTGGAATGTGGCCTATGTGGAGCCTTCGCGGCGCCCGGCCGACGGCCGCTACGGCGAGAACCCGTTCCGCGTCTACAAGCACCTGCAGTTCCAGGTGATCCTCAAGCCCAGTCCCGCCAAGGTGCAGGATCTCTACATCGAAAGCCTCGAGGCCCTGGGCATCGACCTGTCGAAGCACGACCTGCGTTTCGAGGAGGACAACTGGGAATCCCCGACCCTGGGCGCCTGGGGCGTGGGCTGGCAGGTGGTGCTGGACGGCATGGAGATCAGCCAGTTCACCTACTTCCAGCAGGTGGGCGGCCTCGACTGCCGCCCCGTGAGCGCCGAACTGACCTACGGCATCGAGCGCATCTGCATGTTCCTGGGTGGCTACGACAACATCTTCGACCTGGTGCACGGTGAGGTGAAGACCGACGACGGCGTGTTCCCGGTGACTTACGGCCAGATGCGCCAGCGCGAGGAATTCGAGCTCTCGGCCTACAGTTTCGAGCACGCGGACCTGGACCTGCACCGCACCCTCTTCGACGCCTTCGAGAAGGAGGGCTGGCGGCTGCTCAAGGACCACGGCCACTTCCTCAGCGCCTACGAACAGGCCCTCAAGATGAGCCACACCTTCAATGTGCTGGACGCCCGCGGCGCCGTGAGCACCACCGAGCGCCCCGGCATCATCAAGCGCGTGCGCGACCTGGCCTGCGGGTGCGCCAGGGCGTACCTGGACTTTGAAAATGCAAAAACGCCAACCGCAGAGAACGCGGAGGGCCCAGAGAAGGATGCCGTGGCCTCCGGGAAGGGGGGTGCGAAGTGA
- the guaA gene encoding glutamine-hydrolyzing GMP synthase produces the protein MHHERIAIIDYGSQYTRLITRRLRELGAFGLVYGSGATAAEIAGADLKGVILSGGPNSVLEPGAPDLDPAILELGVPILGICYGQQLLARNLGGQLHRSASREYGKAEIQAMPEHSMLFEGLPHAQQVWMSHGDHVEAAPAGFTVTAKTPSVPVAAMEDPKRGIYCLQFHPEVTHSTQGTPLLLNFLRHCGMSLDWNAGNFIEEKVKAIREQVGQGTVVLGLSGGVDSSVAALLLHKAIGKQLTCVFVDHGLMRKDEMKQVQAYFAPFELNVIWVDASEEFLGALAGVTDPEQKRKIIGGKFIEVFEREAGKVKADFLGQGTTYPDVIESSGIGGAILVKSHHNVGGLPERMKLKLVEPLRELFKDEVRATGLALGLPEEMNQRHPFPGPGLAVRLPGAITRERATILQNADAIFMQELKESGWYRKTSQAFAVLLPVQTVGIMGDERTFEWMCALRAVTSEDFMTADWARLPHELLDRIAQRIVREVKGINRVVYDITSKPPATIEYE, from the coding sequence ATGCACCACGAACGCATTGCGATCATCGACTACGGCAGCCAGTACACGAGGCTCATCACCCGGCGGCTGCGGGAGCTGGGGGCCTTCGGTCTGGTTTACGGCAGCGGCGCCACGGCCGCTGAGATCGCCGGGGCGGACCTCAAGGGCGTGATCCTGTCGGGCGGACCGAATTCGGTGCTGGAGCCCGGCGCGCCGGACCTGGACCCGGCCATCCTCGAGCTGGGCGTGCCCATCCTCGGCATCTGCTACGGCCAGCAGCTCCTGGCCCGCAACCTGGGCGGCCAGCTGCACCGGTCCGCCAGCCGCGAGTACGGCAAGGCCGAGATCCAGGCCATGCCCGAGCACTCCATGCTCTTCGAAGGCCTGCCCCACGCCCAGCAGGTGTGGATGAGCCACGGCGACCATGTGGAAGCGGCTCCGGCCGGCTTCACGGTCACGGCGAAGACGCCCAGCGTGCCCGTGGCGGCCATGGAAGATCCGAAGCGCGGGATCTACTGCCTCCAGTTCCACCCGGAGGTCACCCACAGCACCCAGGGCACGCCCCTGCTGCTGAACTTCCTCCGGCACTGCGGCATGAGCCTGGACTGGAATGCCGGCAACTTCATCGAGGAGAAGGTGAAGGCCATCCGCGAGCAGGTGGGGCAGGGCACGGTGGTGCTCGGCCTCAGCGGCGGCGTGGATTCCAGCGTGGCGGCCCTGCTGCTGCACAAGGCCATCGGGAAGCAGCTGACCTGCGTGTTCGTGGACCACGGCCTCATGCGCAAGGATGAGATGAAGCAGGTGCAGGCCTACTTCGCGCCCTTCGAGCTGAATGTGATCTGGGTCGATGCCTCCGAGGAGTTCCTGGGCGCCCTGGCGGGCGTGACCGACCCCGAGCAGAAGCGGAAGATCATCGGCGGGAAGTTCATCGAAGTCTTCGAGCGCGAGGCCGGCAAGGTGAAGGCCGACTTCCTGGGTCAGGGAACCACCTACCCGGATGTCATCGAATCCAGCGGCATCGGCGGGGCCATCCTGGTGAAGTCCCACCACAATGTGGGCGGCCTGCCGGAGCGCATGAAGCTGAAGCTGGTGGAGCCCCTGCGCGAGCTGTTCAAGGACGAGGTGCGGGCCACGGGCCTGGCGCTGGGCCTGCCGGAAGAAATGAACCAGCGGCATCCCTTCCCGGGGCCGGGCCTGGCCGTGCGCCTCCCGGGCGCCATCACCCGCGAGCGGGCGACCATCCTCCAGAACGCCGACGCCATCTTCATGCAGGAACTGAAGGAGAGCGGCTGGTACCGCAAGACCAGCCAGGCCTTCGCGGTGCTGCTGCCGGTACAGACCGTGGGCATCATGGGCGACGAGCGCACCTTCGAGTGGATGTGCGCCCTCCGTGCCGTGACCAGCGAGGACTTCATGACCGCCGACTGGGCGCGCCTGCCCCACGAACTGCTGGATCGCATTGCCCAGCGCATCGTCCGCGAAGTGAAGGGCATCAACCGCGTGGTCTACGACATCACCTCCAAGCCTCCGGCGACCATCGAATACGAGTGA